CGAGACCTTCCCGGGCCACGATCGTATTCGGGAACTCTTCTTGCGCGACCCGCAGCACGGCGTCGAGGTCTTCGTCGGTGTGGTCCGGATGATGGTGGAACAGCACCAGCGAACCGATCTGAGCCACCAGAGCCGTCTGTACGGCGGCGTACCACGTGCTGTGACCCCAGCCGCGACGAAGCTCCTCGTATTCGGTGGGCTGGTACGTTGCGTCGTAGATCAGGTAGTCCGCGCCTCGTGCGAATTCAATCAACGCTTTGTCGGTCGCCTCGACCCCGTGCTCATGATCGGTGGCGTAGACGATCTGACGCCCGTCACATTCGATGCGGAACGCCATGCAGCCGTCGGGGTGGTTGAGCGGCAGACTCCGAACGGTGAGGTCGCCGATCTTGATGGGCGACTCTCCGACGGCACGGTAGGAGATATTCGAGGGTGTATCGGACAGCGTCACCGGGAAGTACGGAGGGCTGACGAGCGACTCGAGAATCTCTTT
The genomic region above belongs to Acidobacteriota bacterium and contains:
- a CDS encoding MBL fold metallo-hydrolase, with the translated sequence MASARYKLKCWGARGTVPTPSADRLAYGGNTACLAVQLGENDYLILDCGSGLRGLGNVLAAEPADRARRFHIFLSHYHFDHIEGLPLFPPLYNANSTFSIYGMDSCGRSVKEILESLVSPPYFPVTLSDTPSNISYRAVGESPIKIGDLTVRSLPLNHPDGCMAFRIECDGRQIVYATDHEHGVEATDKALIEFARGADYLIYDATYQPTEYEELRRGWGHSTWYAAVQTALVAQIGSLVLFHHHPDHTDEDLDAVLRVAQEEFPNTIVAREGLELPL